One Caldisericia bacterium genomic window carries:
- a CDS encoding alanine racemase, whose protein sequence is MEIKDIDTPFVYVDLEKLEENIRDMANFSKENKVSLRPMVKTHKSIWIGKLQEKYGIDGIQCAKIGEAEVFS, encoded by the coding sequence ATGGAAATAAAAGACATTGACACACCGTTTGTTTATGTTGATTTAGAGAAACTTGAGGAAAATATAAGGGATATGGCAAATTTCTCTAAGGAAAATAAAGTTTCCCTTCGCCCCATGGTAAAGACCCACAAAAGTATATGGATAGGAAAACTTCAGGAAAAGTATGGGATAGATGGAATCCAGTGTGCAAAGATAGGAGAGGCAGAGGTCTTTAGTGA
- a CDS encoding MarR family transcriptional regulator, giving the protein MRINYVKEIDENLREINKILNRDLKREMIRLDLGLSHFYILTTLYREKVLSSGNLAKSLDVRNSTITSLVDRLVKLSLVKRRRDERDRRVVLVELTDKGKKLTEKLLTLRKERLKEIVKELPEEKVKEIYESIKRVKEILKKK; this is encoded by the coding sequence ATGAGAATAAATTATGTAAAAGAGATAGATGAGAATCTAAGAGAGATAAATAAGATTTTAAACAGAGATTTAAAGAGGGAGATGATAAGACTTGATCTTGGTCTATCCCATTTTTATATATTGACTACTCTATACAGAGAAAAAGTTTTAAGTTCAGGGAATCTTGCAAAGAGCCTTGATGTGAGGAATTCAACGATTACATCTCTTGTGGATAGACTTGTAAAACTCTCATTGGTGAAAAGAAGAAGGGATGAGAGAGATAGAAGAGTTGTTCTTGTGGAGTTAACTGATAAAGGGAAAAAACTTACAGAAAAACTCCTAACCTTAAGGAAGGAAAGGCTAAAAGAGATAGTTAAAGAACTTCCAGAAGAAAAAGTGAAAGAGATTTACGAATCCATTAAAAGGGTGAAGGAGATACTGAAGAAGAAATGA